The Halorussus gelatinilyticus genome contains the following window.
CCGAGTAACCTCAATTATCCCGTATTTGAGCTAGCTGAAGGCTCATACGCACGTTTCGGTTCCAATGTCCGTTTTGCCGATTTCAGGCGAAAACAATGTCCGCTTCCCGATTCGGAATCGCCATGCGGCGTCGAGCGGACAAGCGGACAGGCGGCGGCACCCCCTACCAAAGGCGGGCGTGGGTGCGCATGCATGCGCGAGGGGAGGTGGCCGGTCACTCGTCGGTGAGCAGGCCGAGGTCGGCGAGCTTGTCCTCATGGTCGCGCTTCGCCCGGCGAACTGCCTTACCATCCTCGTATCCGTACAGGCTCGCAATCTCTGGCTGTGTCATCCCGTGTTCGTCCTTCGTGGCTTCGAGAATCGCCATCATCTCCCGATTATGTTGGCGTGCGAGGTCATCAAGGTCGGCCTGTGTCGGCAGTTCTTCCTCGTCCTCATCGTCGAAGACGAAGTCACCCTCGTCGTACGTGCTGTAGTCGTCGTAGTTCGTCGGCGGGATGCCCGAGAGTGACATCATCTCGTTGATGCCCTGACGGTCTTTCACGTCCTGCCAGAAGACTGCCTTCTTCTGACTCTGCTTCTCGATGAATACGGTGCAGAGAGCGCGGAGGGAGGCATCAATGTCCTTACCGTCCTGGCCAATCAGGATGATGTTAGCGTTGCTCTTGCGGGCGAGCTTGAGGAGCTTAGCCAATTGCTTAGCGCGGTGCTGGTCGGCTCCAGACCCACTGAAAATCTGGGCGGCCTCGTCGATGACGATGACGAACGGGTCAAGCGACTCGCCTGCTTGGATGCGCTCCCGGCGCTCCTCCAATTGCTCAACAATGCGGCTGTAGTGGTCAATCTCTTCGTCGAGGTCGTCCGACGAGACGTTCGCCGCCATATACACGCTGTCACGGCCGTAGATGGAAGCGAACACCTCCAGCAGGAGGAACGCAAAGTCGGTCTTTCCAGACCCCATGATGCCATACACATAGCCGATGAACACGGGGATGTTCTCTATCATCGACTGGAGCGACATTAGCACCTTCATCCCGCTCACGTCCTTTTTGTAGCTAACGAGTCCACTGAAGAACGACAACTGGGAGATGTTGCCCGCGGCCAGAGCGTCTGTGCCAGTATGCGTCCCGTGGTCTTTCACGATGGAGCGAGCGACTCCCGTGTCCTCAAATGTCCGCTCGGCGTCGTCCGTCAAGGGCTCATAGTGGCGTTCACAGAACGCCAGTACGTCGCGGAGTTGTCGGTCTTGCACGATGCCCGTCCACGGGTGGGCGTCAGGCTCGTCGTCCTGGTTCGGCAGGTTTCCGTGGACGTATTCTCTGAATTCCGATTCTACTGCTTTCTGCTGTTCTGACTCGCTCTCACTCATTCTCACCACCTTGGTTGATTGTCACGCTCAGTCGCTCGCTGTCGAACGGGTTCTCGTGGTCAATGTCCTCCGAGTGGTCGCGGCGGCCCTCGACGATGTCGTCTATCTCTGCCTCGCCGGTCGCGGCGCGCACATCGTCCCGTAGGGACGTTTCGCCAGGCACACGCTCGCCTTCGAGGACGTGGATGAGGTAGGTCGCACGCTTGCCGACCGCGCCCTCAACGATGTCGGAGAAGTTGCGCCGGAGGCGTTCGTGCCACTCGCGCTCAACGCTCGCCTCGTGCTTGAGATATTCCATCCCCTCTCGCATTTCCCGCCTGATTTCGGTGCCGCTGACGCCACCGTAATAGCTACAATACGCCGTGTTAGTGTCCGCATCGTAGTGTTCGCATTCCCAACCCGTACGGGTTCCGCGGCGAGTACCGATGTTAATTCGGTGCAGATAGTCCTTGTCTCTATCAAGCTCTTGGAGTTCGCCGTTCTCGTCCTTGACGATGGCTTTCACCGTCAAATCTTCCCACGCTTTCGGCGGGAGTTTCTGCGTCTCGGTGTCACCGTTAGCAGGGTCTAGGACGTTAAGTAACTCGTTCCGTCGCGCGCCAATCCACTGGCGGAGATATTCCGCAGGCACCAGTAATAGCATGATGAGGTAGCCGAACTGAACCGTGTATGGCTTGATTTCAGGCGGCACGCCTGTCTCGATTCCGATTAGGTGCAAGAAGCCAAGGGCAACCGTGGCAAACATCCCGATTGCGATGCTGTAGACAACGACGACGTAGATGAGCAGACGCCACGCTTTGACGATACCAGTCTTCGCCCAATTCGCCAACTCTTTGATGGATTCGACATAGCTCATGGAAATCACTTAATGGGGTTCTTCGGTTTGGTTGCACCCCGAGCTAGGAGCAATTGAAGGCCGGTCATCATGACCAAGACGACTGCCCCACCTCCGACTGTCATCCCTAAGGAGTGCCCTGCATCGGGGGCCCAGTTGATGGAACTGCCCTCGCCAATCCAGAAATACAGCCTACCCGCGGCGTCGACCGTCAGCGCGGGCGTCTCAGGGTTATGAAGCGGAACTCGCAACGTGTTCTCTCCCTTGGAGAGTTCGTAGCGATAACGCTCCATTTCGCCCTCTGTCTGGCGTGACGAATCCGTGATGACGACCTGCTCACCACCATCTTCACTCGACACCTTCACGACGGCTTCGCCGTCGTCGTTGGTCTCGATAGAGTTCAATCGAATCCCTTCGCCGTGATAAAACAAGGTCGACGCATCGCCGTTACTTGAGTCGTCATCGGGCCCGTCAGCGGTATCACTGCTGTCCGTGTTCTCGATGCACTCTTCATATTCTTCGTTGGTCAACGCATCTGCACAGTCGTCTGCCGACTGCGCGGACGCACTATACGCCATATACCCAAAGACTGCCGCCGAAACAAGTGCGGCGATGGCCAGCACCCGCACGAGGAATCCTATTGGTATGATTTTGAAGATGAGCCAGAACATCATTCACCACCCGCGAGTGCGGCGAATAGCGCAATGATTAATCCAGCCCCCGGCACGAGGAACGCCCAGCGCGGAATGTCGTTGAAGACTGCCCCTGCGCCGCCGAGCCCGAACAGGTCGCTGACGTTGATTTCAGGATTCTGCGTCGCCGCTTCACGGGCGTTATTGGCCTGCTCCACGTCCTCCTCGTATTGATTCGGGTCGCGCGGACTGAAGGTGTACGTCTCGGGGGTCATCGTGTCCTTCTCGACACGCTCACCATCCTCGTACGAGTACAGCGCCTTGACCTCGAACACGCCCTCAAGCTCCGCTGTGTCACCAGACGGAGTCGTCATCAAGACCGCCCCATCCGACCCAGTAAGGTTGTCGACGACGTACGCCTCGCCGGAGTTGACCGATACTTCGTCAGGGGTGTCGAGGAGCAGGTTACCGTCGATTTTCTGTCCGTCCATCCCGTCGATTTCAGACTTGCTCGTGGCATTGGGGTACTCGACGACAGTCGCGGTACCCTTCAGGTCGGTCTCAAAGCCCAGTTGCGAGGCTGAGAGAGCCGTAAGACTTGCGTTTCCTTCCTCGTACGAGTATTCTTCCCACAGGCGAGAGGTTGCGACTACGTCGGCCGCAGGGAGTGAACCGCGCGCATAATTCTGGTCGATTTGGTCAACCCAACTGTCGACCTCGCCCGCAAGGTTCTGCGCCGCGCTACGGATGTTCGACACGGCCGACCTGCGGCGTTGAAGGTCGAGGAAACCGTAGAGGTCAGACCCGTCAGGGTCAGTCACCCCCCAGCGTTGGGGCATTCCACCAGTGTACGAGTCAGTCTCTACCTGGATGCTGGTAAAATCGTCATTGGCCGAGTCGTAGTAGTAGTGACCGCCCCCGAAACCACTCCCTTGCATGAAGGTATAGTCACCCCAACCAGCGGCCGCCTCCATCGTCTCGCCGTTGATTGTCTCATAATCGATGTAGATGATGTCGTCGGTGCTGGTGACTGGGTCATCCCCGTAGTAGTCACTGAACGGACGGAGGACGTCATCAGAATTGGACACATCGTACCCTGACACATCCCCTACCGGGTGTCCACCAACCCAGTCGAATTCAGACGAATCAACTCCTGTATTGTACGTATAGTAGAAGTTGAATATCTGACCAGCACTATCGGCGTGCCCGTACGAGTGAACGTGGTTGAACATCTCGATTAACTGCACCACGTCGGTCGTCTGGTTATCGACGATTTGCTGTTCGAGGTCAGCGTAGTCGTCCCGGATGTTCGCCTCCATCTCGGCCTTCAGGTCGGGAATGGACGGGGCGTCATCTGACGTGTCATTGAATCCTCGGACGAACTCAAGGACAGCATCCTGCCAAATCCAGTTCGAAGAGCGGTTGGCAACAAGGTTCTCAAATTCCTGCTCTGCCTCTGCGGACGAATCCAGACCGCGCGCCGCCGACCGGATATTGCGGTGCGTCTGAGTCAGCGTCTCATCCTCACTGTCGCCGTCTAGACCGCCCGAGACATACCAGTGGACGGCGGCTCCTGCGGCCGCCGCGACCGCCGCCCCAGCAATGACTCCAGCCAGTGCATCCGCCCGACCAATAGGGGAATACCGGGGCGCGACGTGGTTAACCGCGGCGGGCCCGCCAGCGGCCATCGCCGTGGCCATCGCACCCGTCTTCAGAACGTCCCGGCGCGACATACTCGGCCCGCTCGGGACATCGTCTCGTGCCTGTGCAACCGTATCGTAAAGCTTCGAATCGTCTCCCATTGTTGTACTGAAAGATGTGTGTCGTGTTTACTCGGTCACCTCCGTCTGTGCCTCTAGCTCCTGCTCCAACTCTTGCCGTCCCTTTTGGAACTCGCCCTGCGCCTCACCGACCGACCGCGCCAGCTTCGGAATTTTGTTAGCGCCAAACAGCAGGACGCCAATGCCCGCAATCACCATCATCTCCATTCCGCCCGGAATCATGGGTCGGCACCCGCCAGAGCGGCGAACATGAGGAGGACGACGAGCAGGCCGCCACCGACGAACACGTAGGTAGTCGTGTCACCATTGTCGCCGACCCAGCCTCCACCGCCAGAGGTGTCCTCCGAGAGGACGACCTCGAACTCGGTGTCGTTCTCGGTCACTTCGATTTCGTCGTCCACGGAGATGTCGCCATCAGGGCCCGTGACCGTCACGTTGTGCGTGCCTTCCGCGATGCCGGTGAAGGCCGCCGAGCCGTTCTCGTCGGTCGTCGCCGACTCGTTCAGGTCGGGGAATTCAACCGATGCGTTCTCGACCGCGATGCCGGTCGAGTCAACCACGTTGACAGTGATGTCGTGCGCTGGCGAGAGCGTCACGTTGTGCGTCTGAGCCGCCCCGGACACAGCGAAGCTACCATTCGTCGAGTCGAATCCATCCGCGGTGATGTCGAAGCTGTAGTTGCCGTCCGCAAGCGTGGCGACCGCGCTACCGTTATCGTCAGTCGTCAGCGTGGCAACCGTCGTCCCGGTGGAGTCGTCCGTGACATCGACCGTGGCGTTAGCGACGGCCGAGCCGTTGGCGTCAGTCACGTCGAACGTCTGCTCATAGGTCGATTCTTCGACCGTTACAGTCATCGTGTCCGTGTCGCTCGCTCCGTCAGGGTCAGTCACCGTGAGTTCGACCGTGTACGTGCCCGTCGACGAGAACGAATGGGTCGGCGAGACGCCCGTTGCGTCCTCTGTGCCGTCACCGTCGAAGTCCCACGAGTACGAGAGCGTGTCTCCGTCGGAATCGGTCGACCCGCTTCCGTCGAACGCCACGGAGTCGCCCTGGAGGGCGGTCTGGTTGGGGCCAGCGTCCGCGGTCGGCGCGGTGTTGGAATCCAAATAACTGACGGATTCGATTGTGGTGTCGCCGCTGACCTCCATCATCCCGACTCGGAGGTCACCGCTCCAACTTTCGTTGCTCGGCGAGTCGCCGGAGAAGTGGAGCGAGTCGGCAACATCAATCGTTATCGTGCCGTTAGAGTCGATTTGGCTGGCGTTGAACACGTGGTCAGCCGACGTGTTCAACGGAGTTTCGAGATAAACCCGTACCTCCGCTCCAGACGACATGTTGCGGGTCTCAATCCGCACCTTGTCCACGGCTTCTGTGTTACTGATGTTGACATAAGGCGACGAAGATGCACTGTCGGACAGTTCAAGGCCTCCATCGCCAGTTGTACTGGCGTTGGTGCCGAGCGTCCAGTCGCTGAAGTCGTCACCATCTTGCCAAACTGTGGTTGTGACCGTCGCGGCGACCGCTAAGCCCGATACGACGAGCATGGCCGCCATCACAAGGACTCCGAACCGCTTGATGTGTTGTGTTCCGTTCATGAATTTCACCTTGAAATGTTCAGTTGAAGTAGCCCGCGGCCTTGTTGCCAATCGGCGCACCACCCTGAAGGAATAGCCCGAGACCAATCGCGGTCGCGCCTGCCTCCGGGACGTGGTTAGCTAGCGATGCGCCGAAAATCAGCATCAGACCAAATGCCGTGGTTGATGCCGAATTCGCAAATTTCGAAACTTCGCCGATGTCAAGTCTGTCACTCATGTTACGTCACTAATAACTAGTTCAGCCCCTATAGGTATTCCCCACAGTAATAAATATTTAAATAGAGAACAACCACCGCGCATAATTCGCACAGAAACACGGTCAGAATCAACGCCAGCACGAGACAAGGGGCAGAACCCAGAGAATTAACTCGCGGCGTTCTGCGAGTGCTTCACGTCCATGATGGCGTCGAAGACGCCAAACCCGCGCGGGTCTCGGAGCGCATCACGGTCAACGAGCGTCTTGTCGTGTGCGCCATGACGAAACGGCCGCCCCTCCCGGTCGACCTTGTCCGCGGTCGCCAACCCAACAACACCAAACTCAGGCGGCCCGTCAGCGTCGACCTGTCGCGCCTCGACCAGCAAATAGATGTCTGCCCCGACCCCGTCGCCGCGCTCCCGGACAAGCAGGTCTGGGTTCGAGAAGCGTTCGCCGTAGCGCAATTTAACGTCAATAGAGACGCCATAGGCGTCAATGTCACATGATGCATCTTCATCGTCCGTGACACGGCGATGGACAACATCGTGGCCCTCCAGCCAGTCCGATGCGACCTGCTCAGCGACCGCGCCAAAAAACACGTCACGTCGCCATTCATCACGGTCGCGGACGCCCCCATCGGCATCGAAATCCCACTTGCAGTTTTCCATCCACGTCATCGCGCGGGCATATTGGTCGTGTGTCGGTCGGCGTGTGTTAGTTGTCTTCATCTTCAGTCAAACATATTATATGAACCCCTATATGTCTATTTCTAGCACGAAAACGGTTCGCCACCGTGAGGTGGCGGAAGACAACCTAACACGTCCAGTTCTACTGGACGAAGGGTTATATGGTTGCCACGACCAAATAACTATCGGTAATCAAACACGAGGACAAGAAGGAGTCCGGGTGCGAGTCAGCGACGTTCCGCTAGTCCAGAGGGCGAGTGGGCCCAACTGTCCCACGCTTGCGCTTCGGCGGCCTCCAAGCGGTCGCGGTCGTCAAGGCGGTCGCGGAGCGTCACCCAGCCATCCATCTGCGCGACGATGTCCTCAACGTCTTCGTCCACATCAGTCATCGCGCATTACCATCCAAGTCACTAACAGGTCGTCGTTCCTGCGATGGGTGCAAATTGCTGGGGCCGCGGTGGATGTCCATCACCCGGTCGTTCGACGACGCAGGCGTTGAGTGGATGCTGTCCAGCAACTCCTGCTCGCCCTCGGTCTGGCCGACCCAAACTAGGTGGACGCACTGTGCATCAGATGATGTGTTTTGGTTGTCTGTCATCATATTTGTGTTATCGTGCTGACCTTATTGGTGCTCTCCAACCACGACCCAGACCCATTCCGCGCTTCGCGCGGAGATGCCACTCACGTTGTGGCGCATTCGAGCCCAAGTCGATAGCGGGCGACCACCGACAGCGTCTATGAAAAAACAACAAGCGATACCCGTTTAAGCGTGCTTCTTATCGGTTAATTCTCGAACCCTGCGTCTAGCAGTTCGTCATCCTCGTCACTATCAACTGGCGTTGCCGCGAACACTTCGTCAGTCCCCTTCTCGCCATCATCGTCACCGCTCGTCGCGCTGGCAGTATCGTCATTACCAGACTTAGCCAGGTTCTCAAGTGCCGCTTCAACTCCCGACCTGTCTGCCTTATCAGTCGACGGCATAGCTTTCTCCGTGTTCTTGATGACAGGGCCATAAGTCTCAACCAAGTGCGGAGTACAGCGGCCGAGGACTTTCCGAATTACGTCCTTCCGTGCAGATATGTTGTCCGGGCCCGTGAACGACCGGGACGTGTTGCGGACAACGTAACGGGTAGCCGCTTCAAGCACCTGGGTTTGCGCCTCCACAGTTTGTGCAATATCCAGTTCGGCAAGCCGCTCAGGGTGGGTCTCCTCCTCGTCCCACTCACGGATTTTCCCATCCACCTGCTCGTCGTCGACCCCCTTCTCGACGGCATCCTCGGAATTGATGGCCGCATCGACCGCATCGGCAAGGTCACCCACGGGATACAACGACGTGTCGCCGTCACGAACCCACGCACCGAAGCGGGTCATCCGGTCATCGTCGACTGCATCCCATCCGCGCCGGGCCGCGGTGGCGATTGCTTGGAGGTCGGCGACCCGTTCCGCGCGAGAGTCCCAAGGCGACGCCAGCAGTTGCACGAGGCTATCGGCGACCAAGTCACCCAGACCGCGCCCCTCGGGCGTGTGTGCAGGCAGAAGATAGATGTTGCATTGCGGCTTGCGGAAGTGCGGAGGATGCTGGACAACGTCTTCGTCATCATCCTGTTCGCGCTCAAACATTTGGCGCACATAGTGCGCCCACCGCGCCTCGGTCTCGACCGCATAATACTCGGAAAGGGAGAGGAGTTCGGCGCGCACATCGACATCAAGCATCCGGTCGAGGTCGTCCAGCACGGATTCTTCGACCGCGGTGAGGTTGTCCTCGATGTCCTCGTAGGCGTCGACATCGCGGAGGTCGGCGAGGATGGCTTCGTTGGCGACTTGGCCTCGGGTCAGCGCACCGTCATCGCCCGATAGGATGGCAACTGTCACATGCGCCCAGTAATTCATCGTAGGTCGCTTCTTGTCTCCGGGTTCGTTCAATCGGAGAGTCGACGACACGGAATCGGTCGGCGGGGATTGTGTCATACACAGACAATTACCCCATACCCCTATAGCTTTGTTTGTACCTCGAAGGCACAATTACAGCCCCAACAACGTGCTAATATTTGCCAAGGTTGTGGGTTAATATCAATCATAGAGAGGGACGAGGCACCCGGTCGAGGGTGCCGAACGGGCGGTCGGCGCAATATATTTTTTTAGACGAAATGAGTAGGTGGGGCTGAGCGTGGCGAACGGGCCCTGTGACGAGCGTGCCGATATTGACCGTTTGACGAGTGCCAGCGCGGCGAGTGTGACGAGGTGGCCGCCGCGGCGGCGCAGTACGTGGTACTAATTGTACCACGCACTATACAGTAGTGCGTTGTACGTTGTGCCACGTACTGTACAATTAGATGTACGTGGTTGTACGTAATTGTAGTGCTAACGGTACAGTTATCCAAATGCTGTTTCAGCCAAGTTCAAGGGTCGTCAGCTATCGTTACGGCTCTTTGTCTGAATCGTCCAATATCGGCACTCTCAGCGGAGGAGGTCATCGGCACTCGTAACCCCACTCACTCATCTCCTCTGAAAAAAAATATTTTCAGCGTCACGGCCAGCGTGGTCACCGCATCGTCACGCTGTGGGTGCGGCCACACTCGCACTTCGTCACGTTGCCGGGAGCGGATAGTGCGTGGTCGACTCGGCGACCGCATCGGCATTGGGTCGTGGCCGTCCCGCGGTCGTCCTCTAGGTCGATTCGGACGCTCATGGTTCATTTCACCATTTAGACAGAGATATTAAATGTGTTTTCCCCCTCTGGGCCGTCAGATGTTGTCAAGGAATCCTCGTCGTTGCTCCATCTTCTCTCGCTCGCTACGACCGTCATAGTGCTTCTCCAACACACTCTCGCTCACTTGCGCTCTGTCACTAACGATTTCGCGGGGCACGTCGGCGTTCAAGTGCGTCGTTATCGCCCCTCGCCTGACGCTGTGGGGGCCCGTCGTGCTTGGGCACTCGTACGAGTAGTTGTCGTTCGTGGCGGCCTTGCAGTCGTCTTGGTCGCGGTCGTGTGGGCACCCGTCACCCCACCAGCACGGTCTCGTCAACCTGTAAATCCACCCGCGGATGGTGTTGGCCGCCATCCGCCCGTGCTTCGTGGCCAACAGGGGCTTGCGGCCGTACTCGTCGGTCACGTTGGGTCGGGTTTCGGCGATGTAATCGTCGATGATGGCACAGGTCTCGGGGCGCAATGCGACCATCCGCTCGCCGTTCGACCCGTTTTTCAGTCTCGTGTCGGTGTCCGGTCGGTGGACGAATTCGACGTACTCGTCTTGAGGGCCGTAATCCGCGAGGTCAAGTGAGCGGAGCGCACCCGTTCGAGCTCCGGTGCTCCAAGCGAGAACGAACAGCATGTGGGGTTTGGAGGCGTAGCTGTAGCGGTCGAGGCGGGTCAGTATGGCTTCTGCTTGTTCTGCTGTGACGATGTGGTCGCGCACGTTCTCATCGCCCTTCAGGGTGGGCGACTCGGCGCTCTCGTGGATGTCGCTCTGAGCGTAGTTGAGTCGTTCGAGGTATTCGAGGAATCCCCTGAGGCAGTCCATATTCGACTTCAGAGTTGGCTTCGCTAACTCGCCGTCGCAGTCAGCGCCCTCGTCTCTCCGCCACGCTTTGAAGTCGTGGATGTCGCGCGGTGTGATGTCCGATATGTCGTCGATGTCGTTCTGGTCGCACCAGTCGAGGAAGTAGTTAAGTCTGTACTCGTAACTGCTGAGCGACTCTGGCGATAATTCGGTTTCGCGGTGTTCGAGGTAGATGGTCAGTGCTTGTTCTGGTGATTCCGAGTTCATGGATTCGGTGACCTCCGAACCGCCCAGACATATCCGACGGTCGTGGCCGAGCAGGCCCGCAGGGTCTGCGCGGAAGGGAGACGCCGCGAGTTTGTTTCGCGGCTTCGACTGGCGTGCGAATCCCATCGTGCCCGTAATCTCCTCGCGACGTGCAGTCGAACCGGAGCCGACGACTCCGGGGATTCTTCGTTTCGCGGTCGGACTGCCAGCGGTGAGAGAAAGCCTAGACGCGCTCGTTCAGAAGAGGTCGCCGACATCGTTGATGTCCGAGCGACAGAAGGGACACCGATAGTTCGTCTGGAAATCGTTGCGTTGGGCAACGGTTCGGGTTTCGAGTTCGTGCATTGCGATACTGCGACCACAGTCGGGACACGCTACCTTCGTCACGGGCATGAGTCTATAGCCCAAACACTTAAATTGCAGTGTAAGGTCAGTAGAGAAATCTTACGGCCGAGACGAACGAAAATCCGCGGCCGGATTGACGTGCTGGCAAAGGAGTTGAAATAAATTTCCGCATCCCGGACTAGCCGTCGAATCGGAGATTGTTACCGCTCCGCACACGAAAATCGACGGTTTCGTTCCGAAGTCGCGCGGTCGCCCCGAGAAGTTCCACGGAACGGCCGCTCGCTCACTCGTAAAATCTGCACCAAAAGGAGAGCGCTCAGTCCTCGAAACCGTCCTCGAACCGGAAGGTGTCAGTTCGACCTTTTTCCGCGTCGGGTGTCCTCGGGTGCGAACAGAGTT
Protein-coding sequences here:
- a CDS encoding PKD domain-containing protein, with the translated sequence MNGTQHIKRFGVLVMAAMLVVSGLAVAATVTTTVWQDGDDFSDWTLGTNASTTGDGGLELSDSASSSPYVNISNTEAVDKVRIETRNMSSGAEVRVYLETPLNTSADHVFNASQIDSNGTITIDVADSLHFSGDSPSNESWSGDLRVGMMEVSGDTTIESVSYLDSNTAPTADAGPNQTALQGDSVAFDGSGSTDSDGDTLSYSWDFDGDGTEDATGVSPTHSFSSTGTYTVELTVTDPDGASDTDTMTVTVEESTYEQTFDVTDANGSAVANATVDVTDDSTGTTVATLTTDDNGSAVATLADGNYSFDITADGFDSTNGSFAVSGAAQTHNVTLSPAHDITVNVVDSTGIAVENASVEFPDLNESATTDENGSAAFTGIAEGTHNVTVTGPDGDISVDDEIEVTENDTEFEVVLSEDTSGGGGWVGDNGDTTTYVFVGGGLLVVLLMFAALAGADP
- a CDS encoding twin-arginine translocation signal domain-containing protein, whose protein sequence is MGDDSKLYDTVAQARDDVPSGPSMSRRDVLKTGAMATAMAAGGPAAVNHVAPRYSPIGRADALAGVIAGAAVAAAAGAAVHWYVSGGLDGDSEDETLTQTHRNIRSAARGLDSSAEAEQEFENLVANRSSNWIWQDAVLEFVRGFNDTSDDAPSIPDLKAEMEANIRDDYADLEQQIVDNQTTDVVQLIEMFNHVHSYGHADSAGQIFNFYYTYNTGVDSSEFDWVGGHPVGDVSGYDVSNSDDVLRPFSDYYGDDPVTSTDDIIYIDYETINGETMEAAAGWGDYTFMQGSGFGGGHYYYDSANDDFTSIQVETDSYTGGMPQRWGVTDPDGSDLYGFLDLQRRRSAVSNIRSAAQNLAGEVDSWVDQIDQNYARGSLPAADVVATSRLWEEYSYEEGNASLTALSASQLGFETDLKGTATVVEYPNATSKSEIDGMDGQKIDGNLLLDTPDEVSVNSGEAYVVDNLTGSDGAVLMTTPSGDTAELEGVFEVKALYSYEDGERVEKDTMTPETYTFSPRDPNQYEEDVEQANNAREAATQNPEINVSDLFGLGGAGAVFNDIPRWAFLVPGAGLIIALFAALAGGE
- a CDS encoding tyrosine-type recombinase/integrase, encoding MGFARQSKPRNKLAASPFRADPAGLLGHDRRICLGGSEVTESMNSESPEQALTIYLEHRETELSPESLSSYEYRLNYFLDWCDQNDIDDISDITPRDIHDFKAWRRDEGADCDGELAKPTLKSNMDCLRGFLEYLERLNYAQSDIHESAESPTLKGDENVRDHIVTAEQAEAILTRLDRYSYASKPHMLFVLAWSTGARTGALRSLDLADYGPQDEYVEFVHRPDTDTRLKNGSNGERMVALRPETCAIIDDYIAETRPNVTDEYGRKPLLATKHGRMAANTIRGWIYRLTRPCWWGDGCPHDRDQDDCKAATNDNYSYECPSTTGPHSVRRGAITTHLNADVPREIVSDRAQVSESVLEKHYDGRSEREKMEQRRGFLDNI
- a CDS encoding zonular occludens toxin domain-containing protein, whose amino-acid sequence is MSESESEQQKAVESEFREYVHGNLPNQDDEPDAHPWTGIVQDRQLRDVLAFCERHYEPLTDDAERTFEDTGVARSIVKDHGTHTGTDALAAGNISQLSFFSGLVSYKKDVSGMKVLMSLQSMIENIPVFIGYVYGIMGSGKTDFAFLLLEVFASIYGRDSVYMAANVSSDDLDEEIDHYSRIVEQLEERRERIQAGESLDPFVIVIDEAAQIFSGSGADQHRAKQLAKLLKLARKSNANIILIGQDGKDIDASLRALCTVFIEKQSQKKAVFWQDVKDRQGINEMMSLSGIPPTNYDDYSTYDEGDFVFDDEDEEELPTQADLDDLARQHNREMMAILEATKDEHGMTQPEIASLYGYEDGKAVRRAKRDHEDKLADLGLLTDE